A genomic stretch from Komagataeibacter xylinus includes:
- a CDS encoding peptide deformylase → MAIVPIIRYPHACLEQVARPVDATSAETAQLARDLLDTLRAAPGLGITASHVGQPLRLVVIDLHDGAGAHVYANPEIIWHADETATMEEGSLSMPGIHAPVIRPARVRVRYDRPDGTVAEDEADGLLGVCLQHEIDQTNGLFWTRRLSRLRRERALRRYARLERG, encoded by the coding sequence ATGGCCATCGTGCCGATCATCCGCTACCCGCATGCCTGCCTCGAACAGGTCGCCCGCCCCGTTGACGCCACCAGCGCCGAAACGGCTCAACTGGCCCGCGACCTGCTCGACACCCTGCGCGCGGCACCGGGCCTGGGCATTACCGCAAGCCATGTGGGCCAGCCCCTGCGGCTGGTGGTGATCGACCTGCATGATGGCGCGGGCGCGCATGTCTATGCCAACCCCGAGATCATCTGGCACGCTGATGAGACCGCCACGATGGAAGAAGGCAGCCTGTCCATGCCGGGCATCCACGCGCCTGTCATCCGGCCTGCCCGCGTGCGGGTGCGCTATGACCGCCCTGATGGCACCGTGGCGGAGGACGAGGCCGATGGCCTTCTGGGCGTCTGCCTGCAACACGAGATCGACCAGACCAACGGCCTGTTCTGGACCCGGCGGCTGTCACGCCTGCGGCGCGAGCGCGCGCTCAGGCGGTATGCCAGGCTGGAGCGGGGATAA
- the phoU gene encoding phosphate signaling complex protein PhoU translates to MGQESAHIVRSYEQELEQLRSMMARMGGLVERQTSQAVAAIADRDENAAGIAADLDPQVDALERDVEAMVIRILALRSPVAGDLREVVSALKITGDMERIGDCAASIARRSLRAELVASRISLSGLRSMGRLVQDNLRRAIDAMSQRNPDLAREVWQSDTAVDELYNAMFRELVTYMMEDPRNIGPCTHLLFIAKNLERIGDHATNIAERVYYTATGEILPVVRPRGGFSGQGS, encoded by the coding sequence GTGGGACAGGAATCAGCACATATCGTACGCAGTTACGAGCAGGAACTCGAGCAGTTGCGCTCCATGATGGCGCGCATGGGTGGACTGGTGGAACGCCAGACCTCGCAGGCCGTTGCCGCCATTGCCGACCGTGACGAGAACGCCGCCGGCATCGCCGCCGACCTCGACCCGCAGGTCGATGCGCTCGAGCGCGACGTGGAGGCGATGGTGATCCGCATCCTCGCCCTGCGCTCGCCCGTGGCGGGTGACCTGCGCGAGGTGGTCTCCGCCCTCAAGATTACCGGCGACATGGAACGCATCGGCGATTGCGCCGCCTCCATCGCGCGGCGTTCGCTGCGGGCGGAACTGGTGGCCTCGCGCATCTCGCTCAGCGGCCTGCGCAGCATGGGCCGCCTGGTGCAGGACAACCTGCGCCGCGCGATTGATGCCATGAGCCAGCGCAACCCCGACCTTGCGCGTGAGGTGTGGCAGTCCGATACGGCAGTGGATGAACTCTACAACGCCATGTTCCGCGAACTCGTGACCTACATGATGGAAGACCCGCGCAATATCGGGCCGTGCACCCACCTGCTGTTCATTGCCAAGAACCTCGAACGCATTGGCGACCACGCCACCAACATTGCCGAGCGCGTGTACTACACCGCCACCGGCGAGATCCTGCCCGTGGTGCGCCCGCGTGGCGGGTTCTCAGGACAGGGAAGCTAA
- a CDS encoding response regulator has translation MQADQPLRILVAEDDAALSVMLTYNLEAAGHTVMPVDNGLDALTGVTSWKPDLVLLDWMMPGLSGVDLCRRLRMAAATRYLPIIMLTARGEERDSIHALDTGADDYLVKPCGMDVLHARVRAVMRRSAGRGAAAAAVAEGDVLTFADVTIDHGGRRVSRAGSTIALGPTEYRILLHLMRHPRRVFSRAEILAAAWDDRIHVEERTVDVHIRRLRLALNATGGADLIRTVRSSGYMLDDGQAD, from the coding sequence GTGCAGGCTGACCAACCGCTCCGCATCCTTGTTGCGGAAGATGATGCCGCCCTGTCCGTCATGCTTACCTATAACCTCGAGGCAGCGGGGCATACGGTCATGCCGGTCGATAACGGGCTTGATGCCCTGACCGGGGTGACCAGCTGGAAACCCGACCTCGTGCTGCTTGACTGGATGATGCCCGGCCTGTCGGGGGTCGATCTGTGCCGCAGGCTGCGCATGGCGGCGGCCACGCGCTACCTGCCCATCATCATGCTTACTGCACGTGGCGAGGAGCGGGATTCGATTCACGCGCTCGATACCGGGGCGGATGACTACCTCGTCAAGCCCTGCGGCATGGACGTGCTGCATGCCCGCGTGCGCGCGGTGATGCGGCGCAGTGCCGGGCGCGGGGCTGCGGCTGCCGCCGTGGCGGAGGGGGATGTCCTGACCTTTGCCGATGTCACGATCGACCATGGGGGCCGCCGCGTGTCACGCGCGGGCAGCACCATTGCGCTGGGGCCGACCGAATACCGTATCCTGCTGCATCTCATGCGTCATCCGCGCCGGGTGTTCTCACGCGCTGAAATTCTGGCGGCTGCGTGGGATGACCGCATTCACGTGGAAGAACGCACGGTGGATGTGCATATCCGCCGCCTGCGGCTGGCACTCAACGCCACGGGCGGGGCGGACCTGATCCGCACCGTGCGCTCAAGCGGCTACATGCTCGATGATGGCCAGGCGGATTGA